Sequence from the Pseudophaeobacter arcticus DSM 23566 genome:
TATATCTCGGTCGAACAAGGCTATCACGGCTCCACCTCTGCAGGCGCGGGGCTGACGGCCTTGCCGGCATTTCACGATGGCTTTGGTGTGCCGTTCAATTGGCAGCATAAAATTCCGTCGCATTACCTGTATCGCAACCCGGTCGGGAGCGATCCTGCGACCGTCATTGCCGCATCGGTTGCCGCATTGAAGGCAAAGGTCGCAGAGCTGGGCCAAGATCGTGTCGCCGCCTTTTATGTGGAGCCGATCCAGGGCTCGTCCGGTGTCTTGGTGCCACCCAAAGGCTGGATCAAGGCAATGCGCGACACCTGCGCCGAGCTGGCCATTCTGTTTATCGCGGATGAGGTCATTACCGGATTCGGGCGCACTGGCCCAATGTTTGCCTGCGAAGAAGAAGGCATCGTGCCGGACATGATGACAACGGCAAAGGGGCTGACCTCTGGCTATGCGCCGATGGGGGCCGTGTTCCTGTCGGATCACGTCTACCAAACAATTGCCGAAGGCGCCGGGCCAAAGGCGGTTGGCCACGGGTTTACCTATTCAGCGCATCCGGTCAGTGCAGTTGTGGCGCTGGAAGTTCTGAAGCTTTATGAAGGCGGGTTGTTTGAAAACGGCATCAAGATGGGGGACCGTTTGCAAAAGGGTCTGGCCGGATTGTCAGATCACCCCCTGGTTGGGGATGTGCGGGGCCGGGGGATGTTGGCCGCGATTGAACTGGTCACCGATAAGGAAAAGAAAACCCAAGTGCCCGCCGAGCTCCAGGCCGCGACACGCCTGTTTGACCGCGCCTGGGACAAAGGCCTGATCATTCGCGCCTTCCCTCAGGGGGTGTTTGGATTTGCGCCGCCACTGTGTTGTACCGCTGATGAAATCGACGCCATCGTTGATCGTACCAAACAGGTGCTTGATCTGACCCTGGAAGATCCAGAAATCAGAGCCGTGCTGCGCGGATGACCCTGCTGCTCCAAAGCTTTCCTGCGCGTGCCAAGGTCTGGAGTGAGGTCTTTGCCGCAGCAGGAGAGCCTCTGTTCACGCAGGCTCCTTCGGGGAGGAAGGCCAAAGATGTCACGGTATTGGCCTGCTGGCAGCCGCCACTTGATTTGACGATATACCCAAACCTGGAACTGGTTTTGTCCGTTGGGGCTGGGGTGGATCACATGCCTGCCCTGCCTCAGCATATCATGCTGTGCCGATCTTTGGCGCCGGGGATTGAAACACAGGTGCGCGACTGGGTGACTATGGCCTGTTTGATGATGCACCGTGACATGCCCGCATATGTGCAACAGGCCCGTGTCGGGGAGTGGAGCAGCCTGAATACCGTGGCCAACACCGCGCGCCGGGTTGGCGTGCTGGGCATGGGGCGGATAGGTAAGCTGGTGGCGCAGAGTTTGACCGCTTTGGGCTTCCCGGTTGTTGGCTGGTCGCGCTCGGGGCGGCCGGTTGACGGGGTTGAGGTCTATGGCGCCGAGGCCTTGCCGAGGGTGCTGGCACAGTCTGACATATTGGTTTGTCTTTTGCCTCTGACCCAGGAAACCAAGGGCATTTTGAACGCCAAAACCTTTGCCGCCCTGCCCAAAGGTGCCCATTTGGTTCATGCAGGGCGCGGCGCGCACCTGCATATGGATGATCTGCGGGATGCGTTGGGTAGGGGTGAACTGAAGTCTGCCATGTTGGATGTCACCAATCCCGAGCCACTTGCCAAGGACCATTGGGCCTGGGCTCATCCGCAGGTGATCATCACGCCGCATATCGCGGCGCAGACCGACGCATATGAAGGTGCGCGCCACGCGCTGAACGTGGTCCAAGCCCTGAAACGCGGTGAAACTCCGCCGGGTTTGGTCGATCAGACCAACGGCTATTGAATCAAGCGGGTGGGGAAGGCCTGCAATCAGATGTTCTGCGGGCCTCACCAACTTGGAAGATTCTGCCGCAGGAGGCCCGGATATCAAATAATATGCGCAGGGTTCCTGGCGGATGATGAGTTCAGGAAGTGCTGTGGCAGGGGGTTCTCACACTCTTCTGGTTCCGCCAGGGGAAATGTTCTCACCGTATCGCGATGCAAACCGTCGCTGACCATACGAAGGTTGTCACTCTCCAAGAATGCTTCTTGCCTGTGCGGTTGCGCGGGCCCCACAACAAACAGGGAATGAACATGACCAATAATAAACCAACAAATTGGACCGGTCGCGACGATACAATGGTCGAAAATGCGATCCGGCGTGGCGCCACGCGGCGCGACTTGCTGAAGATGCTGGCCGCTTCGGGGGTTGCCGTCGGCGCAGGATCGTCCTTGCTGATGGGCGCAACACGTGCTGCGGCAGAAACACCGGTCTTTGGAGGCCATTTGAAAGCGGCGGGCTGGTCGTCATCCACCGCCGATACGCTTGATCCGGCCAAGGCCTCTTTGTCCACGGATTACGTGCGGTGCTGCGCGATCTACAACCGGCTGACGTTCTTGGATGAATTTGGTCAGGTTCAAATGGAACTGGCCGACAGCATTGACTCGGCTGATGCAAAAACATGGACGGTTAAGCTGAAATCCGGCGTCACTTTCCATGATGGCAAACCATTTACCTCGGCGGATGTGGTGTTCTCTATGAACCGTCACCTGGATCCGGCGGTTGGGTCCAAGGTCAATTCCATCGCAAAGCAGATGACCGCGTTCAAAGCGATTGATGATCTGACCGTTGAGATCGTTCTTGAAGAATCCAACGCCGACCTGCCAACGATCTTGTCGCTGCACCACTTCATGATTGTGGCGGATGGCACCACTGACTTTTCAAAAGGCAACGGTACCGGTGCCTTTATGATGGAAACCTTTGAACCGGGTGTAAAATCCATTGCGGTGAAGAACCCAAATTACTTTAAAGACGGTCCCTATCTGGACAGTTTTGAGTATTTCGCCATCACCGACAACAACGCGCGTGTAAATGCGGTTCTGTCCGGGGACATTCACATGGGCGCCTCCATCAAGGGTCGGTCGCGCCGCATGTTGGAAGGCCAGGACCACGTGTGGTCATCGGTCACCAGTTCCGGCAATTATACCAACCTGAACATCCGTCTGGACATGGAGCCTGGTGCCAAAGCAGGTTTCATTGAAGGGATGAAGCATCTGATCAATCGCGAAGTGATCGAAAAGTCGGTGCTGCGCGGCATGGCAACTGTAGGGAACGACCAGCCGGTGTCTGCGGCCAACCGCTATCATAATACTGAGCTGGCCCCCAAAGCCTATGATCCGGAGAAGGCAAAGGCACTGTTTGCCAAATCCGGCCTACTGGGAGAAACGGTTCCAATCGTTGCCTCTGATGCGGCAACGGCCTCCGTTGATATGGCAACGGTGGTTCAACAGGCAGGTTCAGAAATCGGCATGAACTTTGACGTTCAGCGGGTGCCGTCTGATGGCTATTGGTCCAAATATTGGCTGAAAGCGCCAATTCATTTTGGCAACATCAACCCACGTCCAACACCTGATATCCTGTTCTCGCTGCTCTACACCTCTGATGCCAAATGGAACGAGAGCCATTTCAAATCAGAGAAATTTGATAGGATGCTGCTCGAAGCACGCGGCGCCCTGAACGAAGATCTCCGCAAGGAAATCTATTGGGACATGCAGGAAATGATTGCGAATGATGCGGGCACGGTTATTCCCGCCTACCTGGCAAACGTGGATGCATTGTCCACCTCTGTGAAAGGCCTGCGGTCAAATCCATTGGGCGGTCAAATGGGATATGCATTTGCCGAGTACGTCTGGCTCGACGCCTGACAGACCCAAGTTTGATTTTTCCCTGCGCTGGTTTCGCCTGCGCAGGGAACTCGCATTTTCAAGACCCAGATCCGGAGAGCCCGCGTTGCATAGATCGTTTCAAACCTGGATGCTTGTCGCACAGCGACTTGGAATCGCATTGATCACGTTAGTCATTGTGTCTTTTGCGGTTTTTTTCGCCACCGAACTTTTGCCCGGAGATGTCGCCGAGATCCTTTTGGGGCAGGCGGCAACACCCGAGGCCGTTGCCGGGTTGCGTGATGCTATGGGGTTGAACGAGCCAGCACTATCGAGGTTCCTGTCATGGCTGGGGGGGCTCGCCACCGGGGACATGGGGCGCTCGTATGTCAACGACATCAGCGTTTCCGATTTGATTGGACGCCGGCTATCCAACTCCTTGCGCCTGGCAGGGGTTGTCACCGTGATCTGCGTCCCCTTTGCCCTGACCTGCGGTATCGCTGCAGCCATGTGGCAGGATTCCCTGTTGGATCGGCTTGTTTCGATCCTGACGATTTCAGTGATTTCCGTTCCAGAGTTTATGGTCGCCACATTGGCGGTTCTGGTGTTCGCGGTTTGGCTGGATTGGCTGCCGGCCCTGAGCTACGGGGCGGATGCCAGCAATTTTGGCGCACTGCTCAAAGCCTATGCGATGCCCGTCATCACTTTGACCTGCGTTGTTTCGGCGCAGATGATCCGCATGACCCGCGCCGCAGTGATTGAGACAATCAAGACACCCTATGTCGAAATGGCGCTTCTAAAAGGGGCCAGCCGTCGGCGCATGGTTTTACATCATGCTTTGCCCAATGCGCTGGGCCCCATCGCAAACGCGGTGGCTTTGTCGCTGTCCTATCTCGTCGGTGGTGTGATCATCGTCGAAACCGTTTTTAACTATCCGGGGGTGGCCAAACTGATGGTGGATGCCGTTGCAACGCGTGACTTACCGCTCATCCAGTCCTGCGCGATGGTGTTCTGTGTGAGCTATCTTTCTTTGATCACCTTGGCTGATGTGATCGCCACTCTGTCCAACCCAAGGCTGCGGAAATGATGCAAGATCCTCAAACCTCCGAACGCAAGTTCTCGATCACAGGTTATGGCTATTCCTTTAATATGGCGGGAAGAATTGGCCTGGCCATCATCCTGTTCTGGGCTGTGATCGCGCTGATTGCACCCTGGATCACCCCCTATCCTGCGGGCAAGATTGTGGATTGGGACTACTTTGGCCCAATCAGCGAAAGCTATTGGATGGGTACGGACTACCTGGGGCGGGATATCTTGAGTCGGGTCTTGATGGGGGCCAGATATACCGTTGGTATTTCCCTGGCCGGGGTCACCTTGGCCTGTGCCGGTGGCATCGTTCTGGGCATGGTTGCGGCGGTGATTGGCGGGTGGTTTGATACGATCCTGTCGCGGCTGCTGGATGCGTTCAACGGCATCCCCTCTTTGTTGTTTGGCCTGGTGGTTGTTGCGGCAGTTGGGTCATCCATCCCTGTGCTGGTTCTGACGCTGGCGGCAATCTATTTGCCCGGTAGTTACCGTTTTGCGCGGGCTTTGGCCGTGAATGTGAACACGATGGATTTTGTCACAGTGGCACGTGCCCGCGGCGAGCAAACCGGGTATCTTATTCGCACCGAGATCTTCCCCAACATCCTGGGGCCTGTGCTGGCTGATCTTGGTCTGCGCTTTGTCTTTATCGTTTTGGTTTTGTCGGGACTGTCATTCCTTGGCATTGGTGTGCAACCCCCCCATGCTGACTGGGGCGGGTTGGTTCGTGAAAACATCGAAGGGCTTAGCCTTGGGGCGCCTGCGGTGATCTTCCCCTGTATCGCAATCGCCTCCCTGACCATTTCGGTGAATATGTTCATCGACAACCTCCCACAAAAAATCCGCGACAGGAGCAACTGATGACCCAACCCCTTGTGTCTGTTCGAGATCTTGTGATCGGCGCGGTGACGGATTCTGGCCGCGAGGTCGAGATCATTCGGCATGTCAATTTTGATATCCAACCGGGTGAGATTGTTGCGCTGATTGGCGAAAGCGGGTCGGGCAAAACAACAATCGCCCTATCGCTTATGGGCCATTGTCGCCCGGGCTGTTCCATCAATGGCGGCTCTATCCGGTTGGGCGCGCATGATGTGACCAAGATGACGGAGACCAAACGCGCCAAGCTGCGCGGGACAGAAGTCTCGTATATTCCTCAATCCGCCGCCGCGGCCTTTAACCCGTCGCAACGGATCATGGATCAGGTCATTGAAATTACCGAAATCCATAAATTGATGCCGCGTTCTGAAGCCGAAGCCAAGGCGGTTGAGCTGTTCCGCGCGCTGGCGCTTCCTGATCCAGACAACATTGGGCAACGCTACCCCCACCAGGTATCAGGGGGGCAGTTGCAGCGATTGTCGGCGGCCATGGCCCTGATCGGTGACCCCCAGCTTGTGATCTTTGACGAACCAACCACGGCGCTTGATGTCACGACGCAGATTGAGGTTCTCAGGGCGTTTCGCGCGGTGATGCAGGGCAGTGGCATGGCCGGCGTCTATGTCAGCCATGATTTGGCTGTGGTGGCACAGGTCGCGGATCGCATCATTGTTCTGAAGGCAGGACAAATTCAAGAAGTCGGGATGACGCGAGATATCTTGGACGCCCCCCAACATCCCTATACCCAAGAATTGTTGTCAGCCTTCAAACCGGTGCCTTTTGCCTCGGTCAAATCTGCCGTCGCCAAAGCTGAAGCTCCCATTCTTGAGGTGAACAATCTGTCTGCGGGGTATGGTCCTACGCGCTCGGGCGAAGCAGAGTTCAAGGTTCTGGATAACATCAACTTTCGAATGGAGCGGGGCACCAACCTGGGGGTCATCGGGGAAAGCGGGTCGGGCAAGTCCACGCTTGCGCGGGCCGTTGCCGGGATTTTGCCCCGCTACAAAGGTGATGTCTTTTCCCAAGGGGAGGCCCTTTCGCCAGATCTGAATGACCGCTCCAAGGATCAACTACGGCGGCTTCAAATTGTGTTCCAATTGGCGGACACGGCTTTGAATCCATCCCAACCGATTGAATCAATTTTGGCCCGGCCGCTGAAGTTCTATCACGGCATGAATGGGAAGGTGCGTGAACGGCGTGTGATTGAATTGTTGGATATGGTGCAGCTCCCAGCGGCTATGCGGCATCGGCTGCCTGGGGAGCTTTCGGGCGGACAAAAACAACGTGTGAATTTCGCACGAGCTCTTGCAGCGGAACCGGACCTGATCCTTTGCGATGAAATTACATCGGCTTTGGACACGGTTGTGGCAGCGGCCATGCTTGACTTGCTAAAGGATCTGCAGCGGGATCTGGGGCTCAGCTATATGTTTATCAGCCATGATCTGTCGACGGTCGAAGCGATCTGCGATGATGTTCTTGTCATGCTGAAGGGAAAACTTGTCGAATCCCTGCCTGCTGCCCACATGAGCGAAAGCGCGGAACATCCCTATTCACGGCTTTTGATTTCATCGGTACCAAAGCTGGACCCAGACTGGTTGGCCAACCTCGAAGACGACCCGGAGCTCTCCAAAGCAATGCAGGGGCGTTAACCCTGGTCGTGAACCCGATCACCAAACAGACGCCCTAGTGGAAGATGGTTTTTCACAAAGGGCGTCTTGATCACGACAAAACTAAAATATTTGTCGATGCCAATATTCCTGTCGATCAGGGCTTCTACAATGTTCTGATAGTCCGAGATGCCGGCGGTTACAAATTTCGCAAGATAGTCGTAACCACCAGACACCAAGTGACATTCAGTGCAGCTGTCGATCTTTTCCAGGGCTTCTTGAAAGCGGGCAAAGTCGATCTGGCGGTGGTTCTTTAGGGTGAATTCCGTAAAGACCGTCAGCGTCTCACCCAGTTTTGAGACATCAATCAAAGCGGTATACCCTGAGATATATCCAGCCTTCTGAAGTTTCTTCACCCGCATCAGGCAGGGGGACGGCGACAGGTTTACAATTTCAGACAGCTCAACATTGGTAATTCGCCCATTTTGTTGCAGAGCAGCCAGTATGTTCACATCGATGCGGTCGAGTTTGTAGGTATGTGTCATTCAAAGTTCCATGTGAATGGCTGCGCGTTCTTCATAAGATCATACTCTTTGTTGGCAATGTAGCCATTCGCTCGGTTGCTGTTTAACAGAATATGCTGAATTTCCATCCAATCCAGTAGCTCGCTGCCTTTGTTTCAAGTTACTTCCTAAGAAAAGATTTGGGAATTTTTTGATGACTGCTCCGCTCTTGCACATTTCTTCCGCAACCGATTGTCCGCAGCAAGCGGATACCGTTGTTATCGGCGGCGGTATCGTTGGGGTCAGCACCGCCTATTGGCTGGCGCGGGCTGGGCAAAAGGTTGTGCTGCTGGAAAAGGGACGTATCGGCGCCGAACAATCCAGCCGAAACTGGGGCTGGTGCCGACAGCAAAACCGGGATGCCCGTGAATTGCCATTGTCGCGTGTGAGCCTGTCTTTGTGGGAAGAGATGATGCAGGATTGCGGCGCTGAAATTGGCTTTCGCCGCTGTGGTTTGATCTATCTGTCCAACGATGAGGCCGAAATCGAAGGCTGGGCCCGGTGGGGACGTTTTGCCCGTGGCGAGGGTGTTGATACCCGGATGCTGACCGCCACAGAAGCAGCCGAACACGGGGCAGCCACTGGGCAGGCATGGAAGGGCGGTGTCTGGTCTCCGACCGATGGCATTGCGAACCCTGCCGCTGCTGCGCCGATGATTGCGCAGGGCATCGAGAAGCATGGTGGGATTGTCCTGCAGGGATGTGCGGCGCGCGGAGTTGAAACCAGCGGTGGGGCGGTCAGCGCCGTTGTGACCGAAAAGGGGGGGATCCAGACCAAGCAGGTTGTCCTTTCTGGCGGCGCCTGGGCCGGCAGTTTCCTGCATCAGCTGGGTGTTTTCTTCCCGCAGTCCTCGGTGCGCAGTTCGATCCTTTCGGTGGCCCCTGGGGCGCAGGGGATTCCGGATGCGGTGCATACCAAAGAGGTCTCTGTTACCCGGCGCGGCGATGGTGGCTATACGCTGGCCATTTCGGGCCTGGCAAAGGTGGACCCAACCCCGCGTATGCTGCGTGGGTCCAAACACTTCCTGCCGATGTTCCTGCGGCGCTGGCGCTCTTTGGCCCCTGGTGGGGCGCAGGCCTGGCGGTCCGGTTTTGACGGTTTGAAAAAGTGGAAGCTGGATCAACCTACGCCGATGGAGCAGATGCGTATATTGGACCCGCGCCCGGATGCGGGCACGATTGCAAAAACCCTGGCCTGTGGACGTCAGCTGTTTCCGGCTTTGCAAAAGGTGCCTCTGCAGGCCTCTTGGGCCAGCTATATCGACAGCACGCCAGACGGTGTACCTGTCATTGACAGTGACATCGGAGTACCGGGTCTGGCGCTGGCAGCTGGCTTGTCCGGGCATGGGTTTGGTATTGGCCCCGGTGTCGGCCACCTGATGGCGGATATGCTGTTGGGGCGGGCGCCAGTTACTGAAACCGCACAATACAAACTGTCCCGTTTTACACAGAGCCAATGGGGCAAAGTATCTGATTTCTGAAATCATGGGCTGAATCTTGCGATGTCAAAGGGCGCCAGCGGTGTGGCACATGCCCCCGTTGTGATAAGTTCCGCCATGGCGTCACCCACGCCAGGCCCAAGCTGGAAGCCATGTCCGCAAAAGCCAAAGGCATGAAAAAGGCCTTCGGTGGTGCCTGAAGGTCCCATCACCGGCAACATGTCTTGCACATAGCCCTCGACGCCAGACCATTGTCGAATAACTGTTGCCTGCCGAAGGGCGGGCGCCAGTTTAACAACCTCTTGTAACTGGTTTGACAGGTTGTGCGGATCAACCTTGGCAAATCCGTCTGCACCAACCTGAGTGCGCGCAACAGCGCCGCCAAAGACCACATTGCCGCGTTCGACTTGGCGCAAATAGGCCCCGTGTTGTTTTGACCAAACCCCAACGACAGGCAAAATGCGATGGGGCAGGGGCTCGGTGACACCCATTTGTGGCCCTGCCAAAGTGATTGGAACCTCTTCACCAAAGTGGCGCGCGATGTCAGGCCCCCATGCTCCGGCGCAATTCAAAAGCGTATCGGCGGAAAATGTTCCAACCGAGGTGACCACTTCAAAGCCGCTGGTCGTTTTGTTCATGTCAGAAACATGGGCCTGCTCGTGAATGGTCGCGCCACCGCGCAGAGCAGCCATTGCAAAGGCGGGGGCGATGAGGCGCGGGTTGGCAGATCCATCCTCCGGTGAGAAAGACGCCGCAATTGCACCTGGGCCCAAGCCCGGGAACCGTTTGCGAATGTCCCTTGGCTCCAGAACCTCTAGCTCAAGCCCCCAATCCAGCGCCTCTTTGCGAAATTGCTGCATCATACCCAGGCCATCGTGGTCAAAGATAAGCCGCAAATGCCCGGTTGCCCGGAACTCGACATCTGTACCAAGCCAGTTTTCCAGCCTTGGCCAAAGCCCCAGTGAGCGATTGGCCAAGGGCATTTGCGGCAGGTAACGCCCTGACCGTCTGATATTCCCAAAAGAGGCCACCGTCGCACCGGCGCCAACGCAGCCGCGTTCAATCAGTGTCACGCGGACCCCGCGCCTGGTTAGAAAATACGCCGTGGCGGTTCCCATAAGACCGCCACCCAAGATCATCACATGCACAGCACAATACCCCCTGTCACTATCAAAGAGCGAACTATCACTTGCGTCAAAGACGGCTTTCTGCGACATCCATAAGGATAGCCTATGGAGTTATGATGCGCGCGCGCCAACTGGAAGTGTTTACAGCTGTCATGCGGATTGGCACGGTGACTGGTGCCGCCCGTATGCTGAATATTTCGCAACCGGCCCTCAGCCAGGTCTTGCGTCACACCGAAGACGAGCTTGGCTTTCTGCTCTTTAGTCGCGAAAAGGGCCGTCTTCATCCCACACCCGAGGCGCTAGAGCTTTATCCCGATGCCGAACGCCTCTTTGCGGGTCTCGAAGGTCTGCGCCGCAAATCGACAGATCTGCGAAAGGGCCGGTCGGGACTCGTCCGTATCGCCGCTTCGGCACCGCCGTCGATGTCAGTTTTACCCAATGCGCTCAGCATGTTGAGGCAAAAACACCCAAATATTCAATTGCGGGTACATGTGGCCCCAATCAACACTTTGATAACTATGTTGCGGACAGGGGACGCGACCCTGGCCCTGGCGCTAGATGATCAAATGCCGCCAGACATATGTGCAGAAGTTATTGATATGACATCCTTTTGCTGCCTGATGTCGGCGCAGTCTGACCTGGTCAGCGCCTCCGAAGTCAGTTTTGATATGTTGGCGGATCGCACGGTCATTTCATACCGGACGCAAACCCGCCCCAGAGATGAATTGCAACAGGCGGCTCAGGTGCAGGGGCTAGGCTTTCAACCCGATTTGGAAATCGATTCCTCAATTACAGCGGTCGGGTTTGTTCAGGCGGGGTTAGGCGTGGCGCTGGTGGATGCGCTGCTGCCCTGGCATCAATTCCAGGGGGTAGAGGTGCGCCCTTTGGCAAACAGTCCAAAATTGCCCCTATCTCTATTGACGCTAAAGGACAGACCGCTTTCCCAGGCCGATCAGATCATGTCCGCTGAGCTACGGGCGATCTGTGAATTAGGCAATTCCGAACGAACATAAGTCTGGCTTATGGTTTTCCGCAGTAAGCGTCTTGGACGATCTCCGCTCAATCTGTTCCCTTTGCGGCAACAGATTGAAAAGGACGCAAACCTATGGATGGGACAATCCCACATCGTGAAGACTGGAAGATCGGCGTCGATATTGGCGGCACCTTCATGGATTTCTGTGCGCTGGAAGTGAATTCTGGCCGTTTGGCAACTTTGAAAGTTTTGACCACCCCCGATGATCCGGGCGCAGAGCTGACCACAGGATTGTCGCTGCTGGAAGAGCGGGATCAGCTTTTGCCTGAGACCGTGTCGCGGTTCGTGCATGGGACCACCGTTGGAATTAATACGGTGTTGCAGCGCAAAGGCGCCAAACTGGCGATGATTACCAACGCCGGCTTTGAAGATGTGCTCGAGTTGGCGCGCCTGCGCATGCCCGACATGTATTCGCTGTTTTGCCACCGCGCCGAGCCACTTATTTCGCGCGATCACATCTTTGGGGTCACCGCCCGGCTGAATGCCCAGGGCGAAGAGACCACCGCACTGGATGCGCGCTCTGTTGCACAAGCCATCCAAAAGGCGCTCTCGGCAGGGGCTGAGGGCATTATCGTCTCTTTTTTGCACAGCTGGCGAAACGATATGCATGAGCGGCAGGTGAAAGACATGATTTCGGAAATGGCTCCGAGCATTTTTGCCTTCACCTCATCCGAGGTCTGGCCGGT
This genomic interval carries:
- a CDS encoding aspartate aminotransferase family protein, which produces MNDQLHSNALHELDRQHFVHPVSSWQGHEARGVRILKSAKGATVTDSEGRQLLDGFAGLWCVNAGYGHESVVEAAAEQMRRLPYATGYFDLGSEAPIKLAAELAERAPGDLNHIFFTLGGSDAVDSTIRFVRYYWHSKGQPHKDQYISVEQGYHGSTSAGAGLTALPAFHDGFGVPFNWQHKIPSHYLYRNPVGSDPATVIAASVAALKAKVAELGQDRVAAFYVEPIQGSSGVLVPPKGWIKAMRDTCAELAILFIADEVITGFGRTGPMFACEEEGIVPDMMTTAKGLTSGYAPMGAVFLSDHVYQTIAEGAGPKAVGHGFTYSAHPVSAVVALEVLKLYEGGLFENGIKMGDRLQKGLAGLSDHPLVGDVRGRGMLAAIELVTDKEKKTQVPAELQAATRLFDRAWDKGLIIRAFPQGVFGFAPPLCCTADEIDAIVDRTKQVLDLTLEDPEIRAVLRG
- a CDS encoding ABC transporter ATP-binding protein, whose product is MTQPLVSVRDLVIGAVTDSGREVEIIRHVNFDIQPGEIVALIGESGSGKTTIALSLMGHCRPGCSINGGSIRLGAHDVTKMTETKRAKLRGTEVSYIPQSAAAAFNPSQRIMDQVIEITEIHKLMPRSEAEAKAVELFRALALPDPDNIGQRYPHQVSGGQLQRLSAAMALIGDPQLVIFDEPTTALDVTTQIEVLRAFRAVMQGSGMAGVYVSHDLAVVAQVADRIIVLKAGQIQEVGMTRDILDAPQHPYTQELLSAFKPVPFASVKSAVAKAEAPILEVNNLSAGYGPTRSGEAEFKVLDNINFRMERGTNLGVIGESGSGKSTLARAVAGILPRYKGDVFSQGEALSPDLNDRSKDQLRRLQIVFQLADTALNPSQPIESILARPLKFYHGMNGKVRERRVIELLDMVQLPAAMRHRLPGELSGGQKQRVNFARALAAEPDLILCDEITSALDTVVAAAMLDLLKDLQRDLGLSYMFISHDLSTVEAICDDVLVMLKGKLVESLPAAHMSESAEHPYSRLLISSVPKLDPDWLANLEDDPELSKAMQGR
- a CDS encoding Lrp/AsnC family transcriptional regulator, with the translated sequence MTHTYKLDRIDVNILAALQQNGRITNVELSEIVNLSPSPCLMRVKKLQKAGYISGYTALIDVSKLGETLTVFTEFTLKNHRQIDFARFQEALEKIDSCTECHLVSGGYDYLAKFVTAGISDYQNIVEALIDRNIGIDKYFSFVVIKTPFVKNHLPLGRLFGDRVHDQG
- a CDS encoding ABC transporter permease, whose protein sequence is MMQDPQTSERKFSITGYGYSFNMAGRIGLAIILFWAVIALIAPWITPYPAGKIVDWDYFGPISESYWMGTDYLGRDILSRVLMGARYTVGISLAGVTLACAGGIVLGMVAAVIGGWFDTILSRLLDAFNGIPSLLFGLVVVAAVGSSIPVLVLTLAAIYLPGSYRFARALAVNVNTMDFVTVARARGEQTGYLIRTEIFPNILGPVLADLGLRFVFIVLVLSGLSFLGIGVQPPHADWGGLVRENIEGLSLGAPAVIFPCIAIASLTISVNMFIDNLPQKIRDRSN
- a CDS encoding ABC transporter permease encodes the protein MLVAQRLGIALITLVIVSFAVFFATELLPGDVAEILLGQAATPEAVAGLRDAMGLNEPALSRFLSWLGGLATGDMGRSYVNDISVSDLIGRRLSNSLRLAGVVTVICVPFALTCGIAAAMWQDSLLDRLVSILTISVISVPEFMVATLAVLVFAVWLDWLPALSYGADASNFGALLKAYAMPVITLTCVVSAQMIRMTRAAVIETIKTPYVEMALLKGASRRRMVLHHALPNALGPIANAVALSLSYLVGGVIIVETVFNYPGVAKLMVDAVATRDLPLIQSCAMVFCVSYLSLITLADVIATLSNPRLRK
- a CDS encoding ABC transporter substrate-binding protein, whose amino-acid sequence is MTNNKPTNWTGRDDTMVENAIRRGATRRDLLKMLAASGVAVGAGSSLLMGATRAAAETPVFGGHLKAAGWSSSTADTLDPAKASLSTDYVRCCAIYNRLTFLDEFGQVQMELADSIDSADAKTWTVKLKSGVTFHDGKPFTSADVVFSMNRHLDPAVGSKVNSIAKQMTAFKAIDDLTVEIVLEESNADLPTILSLHHFMIVADGTTDFSKGNGTGAFMMETFEPGVKSIAVKNPNYFKDGPYLDSFEYFAITDNNARVNAVLSGDIHMGASIKGRSRRMLEGQDHVWSSVTSSGNYTNLNIRLDMEPGAKAGFIEGMKHLINREVIEKSVLRGMATVGNDQPVSAANRYHNTELAPKAYDPEKAKALFAKSGLLGETVPIVASDAATASVDMATVVQQAGSEIGMNFDVQRVPSDGYWSKYWLKAPIHFGNINPRPTPDILFSLLYTSDAKWNESHFKSEKFDRMLLEARGALNEDLRKEIYWDMQEMIANDAGTVIPAYLANVDALSTSVKGLRSNPLGGQMGYAFAEYVWLDA
- a CDS encoding NAD(P)/FAD-dependent oxidoreductase, producing the protein MTAPLLHISSATDCPQQADTVVIGGGIVGVSTAYWLARAGQKVVLLEKGRIGAEQSSRNWGWCRQQNRDARELPLSRVSLSLWEEMMQDCGAEIGFRRCGLIYLSNDEAEIEGWARWGRFARGEGVDTRMLTATEAAEHGAATGQAWKGGVWSPTDGIANPAAAAPMIAQGIEKHGGIVLQGCAARGVETSGGAVSAVVTEKGGIQTKQVVLSGGAWAGSFLHQLGVFFPQSSVRSSILSVAPGAQGIPDAVHTKEVSVTRRGDGGYTLAISGLAKVDPTPRMLRGSKHFLPMFLRRWRSLAPGGAQAWRSGFDGLKKWKLDQPTPMEQMRILDPRPDAGTIAKTLACGRQLFPALQKVPLQASWASYIDSTPDGVPVIDSDIGVPGLALAAGLSGHGFGIGPGVGHLMADMLLGRAPVTETAQYKLSRFTQSQWGKVSDF
- a CDS encoding 2-hydroxyacid dehydrogenase → MTLLLQSFPARAKVWSEVFAAAGEPLFTQAPSGRKAKDVTVLACWQPPLDLTIYPNLELVLSVGAGVDHMPALPQHIMLCRSLAPGIETQVRDWVTMACLMMHRDMPAYVQQARVGEWSSLNTVANTARRVGVLGMGRIGKLVAQSLTALGFPVVGWSRSGRPVDGVEVYGAEALPRVLAQSDILVCLLPLTQETKGILNAKTFAALPKGAHLVHAGRGAHLHMDDLRDALGRGELKSAMLDVTNPEPLAKDHWAWAHPQVIITPHIAAQTDAYEGARHALNVVQALKRGETPPGLVDQTNGY